A single region of the Salicibibacter cibi genome encodes:
- the purS gene encoding phosphoribosylformylglycinamidine synthase subunit PurS has translation MINVHVYITLKEGVLDPQGQAVQRSLVALGYDEVETVNVGKWLKLEIADGPDVEARVEQMCEQLLANPVIENYTYTLEREEKV, from the coding sequence ATGATTAACGTTCATGTGTACATTACATTAAAAGAAGGTGTGCTCGACCCGCAAGGGCAAGCCGTGCAACGGTCATTGGTCGCGCTTGGCTATGATGAGGTTGAGACGGTGAATGTCGGTAAATGGTTAAAGTTAGAAATTGCTGATGGTCCGGATGTGGAAGCGCGTGTAGAGCAGATGTGTGAACAGTTGCTTGCCAACCCGGTGATTGAAAACTATACGTACACGCTCGAGCGGGAGGAAAAAGTATGA
- the purQ gene encoding phosphoribosylformylglycinamidine synthase subunit PurQ, with product MKAAVIVFPGSNCDMDMYHALTDFIDAETVDLVPHTAASVAAYDAIFLPGGFSYGDYLRSGAIARFAPVIPSVITEAKKGKPVLGVCNGFQILLEADLLPGAMKRNKHLKYMCRTVDVNVENADTCFTRAYEQGERLRIPIAHGEGNYECDETTYETLKANNRIAFTYASDVNGSIGNIAGITNEAGNVLGMMPHPERAMEKLLGSEDGRRLFTSVYRHWRDTHAVTT from the coding sequence ATGAAAGCGGCAGTCATTGTTTTTCCGGGCTCGAATTGCGACATGGATATGTATCACGCGCTAACTGATTTTATCGACGCGGAAACCGTTGACCTTGTCCCGCATACTGCGGCGTCCGTTGCAGCTTATGACGCCATTTTCCTGCCGGGCGGATTTTCTTACGGGGATTACTTGCGCTCAGGGGCGATCGCCCGTTTTGCGCCGGTGATACCAAGCGTAATCACCGAAGCTAAGAAAGGAAAACCGGTTCTCGGCGTCTGCAATGGTTTTCAAATTTTATTGGAAGCGGATTTGCTACCCGGAGCCATGAAAAGAAATAAGCATTTGAAGTACATGTGCCGAACGGTGGATGTGAACGTTGAAAATGCCGATACTTGTTTTACGCGCGCGTATGAACAGGGCGAACGTTTGCGAATTCCCATCGCCCATGGCGAAGGAAACTATGAATGTGACGAGACGACCTATGAAACATTGAAAGCGAACAACCGCATTGCGTTCACCTATGCATCCGATGTGAACGGGTCGATCGGGAACATCGCGGGGATTACAAATGAGGCGGGCAATGTGCTCGGAATGATGCCCCATCCGGAGCGTGCGATGGAGAAGCTCCTTGGAAGCGAGGATGGACGCCGTTTGTTTACGAGCGTGTATCGCCATTGGAGGGACACACATGCCGTTACGACTTGA